In one Streptomyces sp. NBC_01241 genomic region, the following are encoded:
- a CDS encoding MFS transporter: MLGMALSAIDGTIVSTAVPQIVGDLGGFAVFSWLFSGYLLAVTVSLPVYGKLSDTFGRKPVLIVGIALFLFGSVLCAAAWNMAALIAFRVVQGLGGGALQGTVQTIAADLYPLKERPKIQAKLSTVWATSAVAGPVIGGLFAVYADWRWIFLINLPVGALALWLVVRHLHEPSGTRRAAGAPRPRIDWAGALLVFATGTLLLTALVQGGVAWPWFSAPSLGLLAGSVALGALTVVVERRAAEPIIPGWVWRRRTIASVNLALGAMGLLMVAPTVFLPTYAQSVLGLGPIAAGFVLSVMTLSWPVSAAFSNRVYNRIGFRRTAIIGMSCALLILLAFPLLPYPGEAWQPALIMLLLGAALGLFQLPLIVGVQSTVGWAERGTTTASVLFCRQVGQSIGAALFGAVANGILASRLAAAPVPGLPGDLDAISHALDDPGRLSAAATDYLRRAVDAAVDHVYLGAAGAAALALLVLVFVAPRRFPVLPEEPASDAPAR; this comes from the coding sequence ATGCTCGGGATGGCCCTGTCGGCCATCGACGGCACCATCGTCTCCACCGCCGTCCCGCAGATCGTCGGCGATCTCGGCGGCTTCGCCGTCTTCTCGTGGCTGTTCTCCGGCTATCTGCTGGCCGTGACGGTGTCCCTGCCGGTGTACGGAAAGCTCTCCGACACCTTCGGCCGCAAGCCGGTCCTGATCGTCGGCATAGCCCTCTTCCTGTTCGGTTCGGTGCTCTGCGCCGCCGCCTGGAACATGGCCGCGCTGATCGCCTTCCGCGTCGTCCAGGGCCTGGGCGGCGGCGCCCTGCAAGGCACCGTGCAGACCATCGCCGCGGACCTCTACCCGCTCAAGGAACGACCGAAGATCCAGGCCAAGCTGTCGACCGTGTGGGCCACTTCGGCGGTCGCGGGGCCGGTGATCGGCGGGCTGTTCGCGGTGTACGCGGACTGGCGCTGGATCTTCCTGATCAATCTGCCGGTCGGGGCGCTCGCACTCTGGCTCGTCGTACGTCACCTCCACGAGCCGTCCGGCACCCGCCGGGCGGCCGGCGCGCCCCGCCCCCGGATCGACTGGGCGGGCGCCCTCCTCGTCTTCGCGACGGGCACCCTGCTGCTGACCGCGCTCGTCCAGGGCGGCGTCGCCTGGCCCTGGTTCTCCGCCCCGTCCCTCGGGCTACTGGCCGGCAGCGTCGCGCTCGGCGCGCTGACCGTCGTCGTCGAGCGGCGGGCCGCCGAGCCGATCATTCCCGGCTGGGTCTGGCGGCGCCGGACCATCGCCTCGGTCAATCTGGCGCTGGGCGCGATGGGGCTGCTGATGGTCGCCCCCACGGTCTTCCTGCCGACGTACGCCCAGTCGGTGCTGGGCCTCGGCCCGATCGCCGCCGGATTCGTCCTGTCCGTGATGACCCTGAGCTGGCCGGTGTCGGCGGCGTTCTCCAACCGCGTCTACAACCGCATCGGCTTCCGCCGCACCGCGATCATCGGCATGAGCTGCGCCCTGCTGATACTGCTCGCCTTCCCGCTGCTGCCGTATCCGGGCGAGGCCTGGCAGCCCGCCCTGATCATGCTGCTGCTCGGCGCGGCGCTCGGCCTGTTCCAGCTGCCGCTGATCGTCGGCGTCCAGTCGACGGTCGGCTGGGCCGAGCGCGGTACGACGACCGCGTCCGTGCTCTTCTGCCGCCAGGTCGGCCAGAGCATCGGCGCCGCGCTCTTCGGGGCCGTCGCCAACGGAATCCTCGCGTCCCGGCTGGCCGCCGCCCCGGTGCCCGGACTGCCGGGCGACCTGGACGCGATCTCGCACGCCCTGGACGACCCGGGCAGGCTCTCGGCCGCCGCGACGGACTACCTGCGACGGGCCGTCGACGCCGCCGTCGACCACGTCTACCTGGGCGCCGCCGGGGCCGCGGCACTCGCCCTCCTCGTGCTCGTCTTCGTGGCCCCGCGCCGCTTCCCCGTCCTCCCCGAGGAGCCCGCGAGCGACGCCCCGGCGCGGTAG
- a CDS encoding GNAT family N-acetyltransferase → MNRKHALAAEGPLIRHVRRRSESDLDECVLVLADVHEADGYPVNWPDHPVGWLSQPSLFAAWVAEADGRILGHIGLSRSESGDAAPGLWSRREGLSVEVTAVVSRLFVAPTARGQGIGALLMAQAVREARERDLHPVLDVVASDIAAAALYERLGWSLLATVDQQWSPTETVTVRCYAAPA, encoded by the coding sequence GTGAATCGAAAGCATGCCCTCGCGGCTGAAGGCCCCCTGATCCGTCATGTCCGGCGTCGCAGTGAGTCGGACCTTGACGAGTGCGTCCTGGTGCTCGCTGACGTCCACGAAGCCGACGGATATCCGGTGAACTGGCCGGACCACCCCGTCGGCTGGCTGTCACAGCCGTCACTGTTCGCGGCCTGGGTAGCGGAAGCGGACGGGCGGATCCTTGGTCACATCGGCCTGTCCCGTAGCGAGTCAGGGGACGCGGCCCCCGGCCTGTGGAGCAGGCGTGAGGGCCTGAGCGTCGAGGTGACTGCCGTGGTCAGCCGCCTGTTCGTCGCTCCGACGGCCAGGGGTCAAGGGATCGGCGCGCTGCTGATGGCGCAGGCGGTGCGGGAAGCGCGGGAACGCGATCTGCATCCGGTCCTCGATGTCGTGGCCTCTGACATCGCGGCAGCGGCTCTGTATGAACGTCTGGGCTGGAGCTTGCTGGCCACCGTCGATCAGCAGTGGAGTCCGACCGAAACTGTGACCGTGCGTTGCTACGCCGCTCCTGCGTGA
- a CDS encoding DUF485 domain-containing protein, with amino-acid sequence MSYGSPPPSPSPYSSWPERLPTAPRGHRSPSPQRPDYLLPWQSSDPVPPPELPDPPATPVAGAARHGDLRRLRTAYRLLRRITTLTALGYFVAFLLLSAFAKGLMERPLFGGLNIGLALGLGQFPVTLLAVVLYERTARRTVDPLAARLRRAGAAR; translated from the coding sequence ATGTCGTACGGAAGCCCGCCCCCGTCCCCGTCCCCGTACTCCTCCTGGCCCGAACGGCTGCCGACGGCGCCCCGAGGGCATCGGTCCCCCTCTCCGCAACGCCCCGACTATCTGCTGCCCTGGCAGAGTTCGGACCCCGTACCGCCCCCGGAGCTGCCGGACCCGCCCGCCACCCCCGTGGCCGGAGCCGCCCGCCACGGCGACCTGCGCCGGCTGCGCACCGCGTACCGGCTGCTGCGGCGCATCACGACCCTGACCGCACTCGGCTACTTCGTCGCCTTCCTCCTGCTGTCGGCCTTCGCCAAGGGCCTGATGGAACGCCCCCTGTTCGGCGGCCTCAACATCGGCCTGGCGCTGGGGCTCGGCCAGTTCCCGGTGACGCTGCTCGCCGTCGTCCTGTACGAACGGACCGCCCGGCGCACGGTCGACCCGCTCGCCGCCCGGCTCCGAAGAGCGGGAGCGGCCCGGTGA
- a CDS encoding cation acetate symporter, whose amino-acid sequence MNGFDKSAQSMSLVAFLAVATVALLLCVMTGPDRDDLDEFYAGSRSLSPLQNGLALAGDYLSAATVLSTTGIIALTGYDGTILALSITLSLVLLMFLLAEPLRNAGGFTVGDLLVRRAPGRAVRITACATTLAALVPMMVVQLASSGDLLAFILGFDSSGFRTGAIIGLGTLMIGYAAIGGMKGTSLIQIVKTVVLFVAAFTISVLVMNRFGWDTGALLSAARNSSGAGAGYLRSGLQFEGSGLDMVSSELTVVLGAACLPHVAMRMTSGRSTQAVRRSLSWAVAVVAAICLLVVVIGFGAAALVGHDRITAAGASGNSSILQVSGVVAGGGQLGALIVTTMTTAIFLTLLASVAGMILACANSLAHDLFAHGLHGVRDPNRKPLPRLSEMRTAQASAVAVGLLAIALAVVARHWNVQALATLSFCVGASALAPALVYSMFWRRFTRTGLLCTLIVGTVTAMVLITGTNLVSGSPSSVFPGQDFNWFPFTTTGLVSIPAGFLAGWLGTVLPRYTAAEARRRYDREEPRILAGVPPADRT is encoded by the coding sequence GTGAACGGATTCGACAAGTCCGCGCAGTCGATGTCCCTGGTGGCGTTTCTCGCGGTGGCCACCGTCGCGCTGCTGCTCTGTGTGATGACCGGTCCGGACCGCGACGACCTCGACGAGTTCTACGCCGGCTCCCGCTCGCTCTCGCCCCTGCAGAACGGCCTTGCCCTCGCGGGCGACTACCTCTCCGCGGCCACGGTTCTCAGCACCACCGGCATCATCGCCCTGACCGGCTACGACGGGACGATCCTCGCCCTGAGCATCACCCTCTCGCTCGTCCTGCTGATGTTCCTGCTGGCCGAACCCCTGCGCAACGCGGGCGGGTTCACCGTGGGCGACCTGCTCGTGCGCCGCGCCCCCGGCCGCGCCGTCCGCATCACCGCCTGTGCGACCACCCTCGCCGCGCTCGTCCCGATGATGGTCGTCCAACTCGCCAGCAGCGGCGATCTGCTCGCCTTCATCCTGGGCTTCGACAGTTCGGGATTCCGCACCGGCGCCATCATCGGACTCGGCACCCTGATGATCGGCTATGCGGCGATCGGCGGCATGAAGGGCACGTCACTGATCCAGATCGTGAAGACGGTCGTCCTCTTCGTCGCCGCGTTCACCATCTCCGTACTGGTCATGAACCGTTTCGGCTGGGACACCGGCGCCCTGCTCTCGGCCGCCCGGAACAGCAGCGGCGCCGGTGCCGGGTATCTGCGCTCGGGGCTCCAGTTCGAGGGCAGCGGACTCGACATGGTCAGCTCCGAACTGACCGTGGTACTCGGTGCCGCCTGCCTGCCCCACGTGGCCATGCGGATGACGAGCGGCCGCTCCACCCAGGCCGTCCGCCGCTCACTGTCCTGGGCGGTCGCCGTGGTCGCCGCGATCTGTCTCCTCGTCGTCGTGATCGGCTTCGGCGCGGCGGCACTCGTCGGCCACGACCGCATCACCGCCGCCGGAGCATCCGGAAACAGCTCGATCCTCCAGGTCAGCGGCGTGGTCGCGGGCGGCGGCCAACTGGGCGCGCTGATCGTCACGACGATGACGACAGCGATCTTCCTGACGCTGCTCGCCTCCGTCGCCGGAATGATCCTCGCCTGCGCGAACTCCCTCGCACACGATCTCTTCGCCCACGGACTGCACGGGGTGCGCGACCCGAACAGGAAGCCACTGCCGCGCCTGTCCGAAATGCGTACGGCACAGGCTTCGGCGGTCGCCGTCGGACTGCTCGCCATCGCCCTCGCCGTGGTGGCCAGACACTGGAATGTGCAGGCACTGGCGACGCTCTCGTTCTGCGTCGGCGCGTCGGCGTTGGCCCCGGCCCTCGTCTACAGCATGTTCTGGCGACGCTTCACCCGCACCGGACTGCTCTGCACCCTGATCGTCGGCACCGTCACCGCCATGGTGCTGATCACCGGCACCAATCTGGTCTCGGGCTCGCCCTCCTCGGTCTTCCCCGGGCAGGACTTCAACTGGTTCCCGTTCACCACGACCGGCCTCGTCTCCATCCCCGCCGGATTCCTGGCGGGCTGGCTGGGAACCGTCCTGCCCCGTTACACGGCGGCCGAGGCCCGCCGCCGGTACGACAGGGAGGAGCCCCGCATCCTGGCGGGGGTGCCACCGGCCGACCGCACCTGA
- a CDS encoding ATP-binding protein yields MREERQDGMGRTMLKAVTVPDDGSQREPNGTSHAEGSEATTPPAGQRRFFSMQFTSTARGARLARQAAVRHLGQWEFSPASEVSCTVALVVAELAANAVRHGRVPGRNFLLSVTYETGTRRIRVEVSDACPELPPVDPSVSADDDESGRGLVLVDALADRWGAAPRTPLGKTVWAECRAG; encoded by the coding sequence ATGCGTGAGGAACGACAGGACGGGATGGGCCGCACCATGCTCAAGGCAGTGACTGTGCCGGACGACGGGTCGCAGCGAGAGCCGAACGGCACTTCGCATGCGGAAGGAAGCGAGGCAACGACGCCCCCGGCCGGCCAACGGCGCTTCTTCTCGATGCAGTTCACGTCGACCGCGCGCGGTGCCCGGCTCGCCCGGCAGGCGGCGGTGAGGCACCTCGGTCAGTGGGAGTTCTCCCCGGCGTCGGAGGTCTCCTGCACCGTTGCCCTGGTGGTGGCCGAGCTCGCGGCCAATGCTGTGCGCCATGGCCGGGTCCCTGGCCGGAACTTCCTCCTGAGCGTGACGTATGAGACGGGAACTCGCCGGATCCGTGTCGAGGTCTCCGATGCCTGCCCGGAGCTGCCGCCGGTCGACCCGTCCGTGTCGGCCGATGATGACGAGTCGGGGCGGGGGCTGGTCCTCGTCGATGCGCTTGCTGACCGGTGGGGGGCGGCTCCGCGCACTCCCCTCGGGAAGACGGTGTGGGCGGAGTGCCGTGCTGGGTAG
- a CDS encoding helix-turn-helix domain-containing protein, with protein sequence MAALFGSRVRKLRAAAGLTQAELGRMTHVVSTRITQIERSSGAKPTLELAQALDTALVADELLVDLWPFVRREAFPDWAQTFMALSARAAAIREYAAHVVPGLLQTEAYARAVLGVGRTLKSEEHLEERLTARLDRQKRLWSAGRPELWVVLDEAVLRRPVGGPAVMHAQLAHLLATAEEPHITVQVLPFAQGEHAAMGGSLTVLVLPDGTEVSYTEGAHYGQLIEDPEEVRRFAVTYDQLRAAALPPLMSLDMIRSAMEDNHRDASVPSRSDRRRLAQKQLQQSGGRQLRGSGGRIPRSRPHP encoded by the coding sequence ATGGCCGCGCTGTTCGGTTCACGCGTACGCAAACTCCGTGCGGCGGCCGGGCTGACCCAGGCCGAGCTGGGCAGGATGACACACGTCGTCAGCACCCGGATCACCCAGATCGAGCGGTCGTCCGGAGCCAAGCCGACCCTGGAGCTGGCGCAGGCCCTGGACACAGCTCTGGTGGCGGACGAACTGCTGGTCGACCTGTGGCCGTTCGTCCGCCGTGAGGCGTTCCCGGACTGGGCACAGACGTTCATGGCCCTCTCGGCGCGGGCGGCGGCGATCAGGGAGTACGCCGCACATGTGGTCCCGGGCCTACTGCAGACCGAGGCGTACGCACGGGCGGTACTGGGTGTCGGACGCACGCTCAAGAGCGAGGAACACCTGGAGGAGCGGCTGACGGCACGATTGGACCGTCAGAAGCGCCTGTGGTCCGCCGGTCGTCCCGAGCTGTGGGTGGTCCTCGACGAGGCGGTGCTACGACGCCCGGTGGGTGGCCCGGCAGTCATGCACGCCCAACTGGCCCACCTGCTGGCCACGGCCGAGGAACCCCACATCACCGTGCAGGTACTGCCGTTCGCCCAGGGCGAGCACGCCGCCATGGGCGGATCCCTGACCGTTCTGGTCCTTCCCGACGGCACGGAGGTCAGCTACACAGAAGGCGCGCATTACGGCCAGTTGATCGAGGATCCGGAGGAAGTCAGGCGCTTCGCGGTGACCTACGATCAGCTCCGGGCGGCAGCTCTGCCCCCTCTCATGTCGCTCGACATGATCCGATCCGCGATGGAGGACAACCACCGTGACGCGAGTGTCCCGTCCCGATCTGACCGACGCCGCCTGGCGCAAAAGCAGCTACAGCAATCAGGAGGGAGGCAACTGCGTGGAAGTGGCGGACGGATTCCCCGGAGTCGTCCCCATCCGTGA
- a CDS encoding DUF397 domain-containing protein, translating to MADGFPGVVPIRDSKAAHGPALSFAAPSWTSFIAELKRDRRFHPGR from the coding sequence GTGGCGGACGGATTCCCCGGAGTCGTCCCCATCCGTGACAGCAAGGCGGCCCACGGCCCGGCACTGTCCTTCGCCGCGCCCTCCTGGACCTCGTTCATAGCCGAGTTGAAGAGAGACCGCCGCTTCCACCCCGGCCGGTAG
- a CDS encoding cellulose-binding protein: MSSAPVSAHGFVGVRGRGYRPEQVDRAVDALSAERDGAWEQVARLTALVEELSAESVRLGEAVAQLAPQDYASLGERAQRILALAEGEAEAVLGAAQEEAQALRDAADEAGRGLRESARADAGAMRAAAEKHADETLSAARGAAERTFVEAREEAVEVRELAESAMAETRRRTASVLAHQEQEHAERWKAAEREVAEAEAAQAARHDELTEQAEARLAEARRALAETEEAARHGQEDAEAQGAALIAAARFREERVIRETERILREHEEGREEVQAHMTHVRNSLAALTGRVGPAED; this comes from the coding sequence ATGAGTTCTGCACCGGTGTCCGCGCATGGCTTCGTCGGCGTACGCGGACGCGGTTACCGTCCGGAGCAGGTGGACCGGGCCGTGGACGCGCTGTCGGCGGAGCGGGACGGGGCGTGGGAGCAGGTGGCCCGGCTGACCGCGCTGGTGGAGGAGTTGTCGGCCGAGTCGGTGCGGCTGGGCGAGGCCGTCGCACAGCTGGCCCCGCAGGATTACGCGTCGCTCGGTGAGCGCGCCCAGCGGATCCTGGCGCTCGCCGAAGGCGAGGCCGAGGCCGTCCTGGGCGCCGCCCAGGAGGAGGCGCAGGCGTTGCGGGACGCGGCGGACGAGGCGGGCCGGGGGCTCCGCGAGTCGGCGCGCGCCGATGCCGGGGCGATGCGGGCGGCAGCCGAGAAGCATGCCGACGAGACGTTGTCCGCGGCCCGGGGCGCCGCCGAGCGGACCTTCGTCGAGGCCCGCGAGGAGGCCGTGGAGGTGCGGGAACTGGCGGAGTCCGCGATGGCCGAGACACGTCGTCGCACCGCGAGCGTCCTGGCCCACCAGGAGCAGGAGCACGCCGAGCGGTGGAAGGCGGCCGAACGCGAAGTGGCGGAGGCCGAGGCGGCGCAGGCGGCGCGGCACGACGAGCTGACCGAGCAGGCGGAGGCCCGCCTGGCCGAGGCGCGGCGGGCGCTGGCCGAGACGGAGGAGGCCGCGCGGCACGGTCAGGAGGACGCGGAGGCGCAGGGCGCGGCGCTGATCGCGGCGGCCAGGTTCCGTGAGGAGCGGGTGATCCGGGAGACGGAGCGGATTCTGCGGGAGCACGAGGAGGGCCGCGAGGAGGTGCAGGCGCACATGACGCACGTACGGAACTCCCTCGCGGCGCTCACCGGGCGGGTGGGTCCGGCGGAGGACTGA
- a CDS encoding SUKH-4 family immunity protein, giving the protein MVTFAQAQERADEWINGDVPAYQHREVRVREFELGFVVWGEDRAEGPVSDGGRQRLVIARDSGEATLWPGLPVGEVIRRYEEEYGAHDAAPAAPEPPQRIDLNQTSFLLSPPEWLQEAADKLGIPDQRAGRDGGAVPSAPSAPSAPSASPAPPDGSRGGPVAYEPTANDGVPASSVAASPPNVPAGATPWAGTDTNAGSDDGAVPLPATVFAPPLSGADDEGTPPPVVPADAPTALMSGGSRLPPTAVAPGLEPRGSGAPAPGAPGASGSVPGPGPSAGDIADAATSKAVVPPRGARGGGPTTPPPPGAPGTPGARPGAPVPPPSGPGAPGAPAGGYLPTQLVSQQGPPGPPGPPAPPAPPGSMPPPPGGGVHHAATMLADPSMGGLGAPQPPGPPGPPAPPGPPGPPGAPAPPGPPGPPAPPGPPGSTPPPPGGGVHHAATMLADPSMGGLRAPQPPGPPGPLGPSGMPQGGAPTPPPPAYGYPQAPVGQPTVGPGYQAVLRYRAPDGSEQQLIRRSAPGTPHPEWQMLHELRAMNVPPQQVIELHTELESCELPGGYCARMIRETWPQVRITSVAPYGTDHASRQQGMQHLLTHQGELHQVADGPARPAPVRAPLPQMQPAPPLPPEAVAQELLQAFGPQGILRFDQRAVSRQGVPETVAQTLVWAGLPADFGPFFWAQPGRPVVPTLGELAAQRQVQAAPDAGSYLVMGSDFGRAICVQYGTANIVAVPVEAGPGGQSVAPQFVNTGLPEFQRSMALLGRMWRLRFGLNPEQAGRWTVDFQAQLVALDAAALASPESWWSVLLEQMWDGLI; this is encoded by the coding sequence ATGGTGACCTTTGCGCAGGCGCAGGAGCGCGCGGACGAGTGGATCAACGGCGATGTGCCCGCGTACCAGCACCGTGAGGTGCGGGTGCGGGAGTTCGAGCTGGGCTTCGTGGTGTGGGGCGAGGACCGTGCCGAGGGTCCGGTCTCGGACGGGGGCCGGCAGCGGCTGGTGATCGCCCGGGACAGCGGTGAGGCCACGCTGTGGCCGGGGTTGCCGGTGGGTGAGGTGATCCGGCGGTACGAGGAGGAGTACGGGGCGCACGACGCGGCTCCGGCCGCTCCGGAGCCGCCGCAGCGCATCGACCTGAATCAGACGTCGTTCCTGCTGAGCCCCCCGGAGTGGCTCCAGGAAGCGGCCGACAAGCTGGGCATTCCGGATCAGCGGGCGGGGCGGGACGGGGGCGCGGTCCCTTCGGCGCCGTCGGCTCCCTCGGCCCCGTCGGCTTCTCCGGCTCCCCCGGACGGTTCGCGGGGTGGGCCGGTCGCGTACGAGCCGACGGCCAACGACGGCGTTCCGGCGTCCTCCGTCGCCGCGTCGCCGCCGAACGTGCCCGCCGGGGCCACCCCCTGGGCCGGGACCGACACCAACGCGGGTTCCGACGACGGTGCGGTGCCGCTGCCGGCCACGGTGTTCGCGCCGCCGCTCTCGGGTGCCGACGACGAAGGGACCCCGCCGCCGGTCGTGCCGGCCGACGCGCCGACCGCCCTGATGTCGGGGGGCAGTCGGTTGCCGCCGACGGCGGTCGCCCCCGGCCTGGAGCCGCGGGGCAGCGGTGCGCCCGCGCCGGGTGCGCCGGGTGCTTCCGGCTCGGTTCCCGGCCCCGGCCCCAGTGCCGGTGACATCGCGGACGCGGCCACCAGCAAGGCCGTCGTGCCGCCGCGCGGTGCGCGCGGGGGCGGTCCGACGACTCCGCCGCCGCCGGGTGCCCCCGGTACGCCGGGTGCGCGACCGGGTGCGCCTGTGCCGCCGCCCTCGGGTCCGGGTGCGCCCGGCGCTCCGGCGGGCGGATACCTGCCGACGCAGCTCGTTTCCCAGCAGGGCCCGCCCGGTCCGCCCGGTCCGCCGGCGCCCCCTGCCCCGCCTGGTTCGATGCCTCCGCCGCCCGGTGGTGGGGTGCATCATGCGGCGACGATGCTGGCGGATCCGAGCATGGGCGGCCTGGGTGCGCCGCAGCCGCCCGGTCCTCCTGGTCCGCCCGCGCCACCTGGCCCTCCTGGCCCTCCGGGTGCGCCCGCGCCTCCGGGTCCGCCCGGTCCGCCCGCGCCTCCTGGCCCTCCGGGTTCGACGCCTCCGCCGCCCGGTGGTGGGGTGCATCATGCCGCGACGATGCTGGCCGACCCGAGCATGGGCGGCCTCCGCGCTCCCCAGCCGCCCGGTCCGCCTGGTCCTCTCGGTCCGTCCGGAATGCCGCAGGGCGGCGCCCCCACGCCGCCGCCCCCGGCGTACGGGTATCCGCAGGCACCCGTTGGTCAGCCGACCGTCGGCCCCGGCTACCAGGCCGTGCTGCGTTACCGCGCGCCCGACGGCAGCGAGCAGCAGCTGATCCGCCGCTCGGCGCCCGGCACCCCGCATCCCGAGTGGCAGATGCTGCACGAGCTGCGGGCCATGAACGTGCCGCCGCAGCAGGTCATCGAGCTGCACACCGAGCTGGAGTCGTGCGAGCTGCCCGGTGGGTACTGCGCGCGGATGATCCGGGAGACCTGGCCGCAGGTGCGGATCACCAGCGTCGCCCCGTACGGCACCGATCACGCCAGCCGTCAGCAGGGCATGCAGCATCTGCTCACGCATCAGGGCGAGCTGCATCAGGTGGCGGACGGGCCGGCGCGGCCGGCGCCGGTGCGGGCGCCGCTGCCGCAGATGCAGCCCGCGCCGCCGTTGCCGCCGGAGGCCGTCGCGCAGGAGCTGTTGCAGGCCTTCGGGCCGCAGGGCATCCTCCGCTTCGATCAGCGCGCGGTGTCGCGTCAGGGTGTGCCCGAGACCGTGGCACAGACGTTGGTGTGGGCGGGGCTGCCCGCCGACTTCGGGCCGTTCTTCTGGGCGCAGCCGGGCCGGCCGGTGGTGCCGACGCTGGGTGAGCTGGCCGCCCAGCGGCAGGTGCAGGCCGCCCCGGACGCGGGGTCGTACCTCGTCATGGGGTCCGACTTCGGGCGGGCGATCTGCGTCCAGTACGGCACCGCGAACATCGTGGCGGTGCCGGTCGAGGCAGGGCCCGGCGGGCAGTCGGTGGCGCCGCAGTTCGTGAACACCGGGTTGCCGGAGTTCCAGCGTTCGATGGCGCTGCTCGGCCGGATGTGGCGGCTGCGGTTCGGGCTCAATCCGGAGCAGGCGGGCCGCTGGACGGTCGACTTCCAGGCCCAGCTGGTGGCGCTGGACGCGGCGGCGCTGGCGTCGCCGGAGAGCTGGTGGTCCGTACTGCTCGAACAGATGTGGGACGGGTTGATCTGA
- a CDS encoding SMI1/KNR4 family protein, with product MTTGRLGQQAAPPNAAYAGQLVHFPDPVRASRHPRGVRMDEHGSPDFAPYARAAAEIAEPPPGFGVDELRLTDYVSANAVLAASGHELWDTIPAVATPHGWTWHHVPGGRRMELIPVEVKALLRHHGGLAATAVDQNKRGTRPLQETRPAHFRLPKGAVAVSEQQILGVEEDLGYRLPGAYRSFLKAAGGSAPVGAALDAELGLLVDQPFFTVREEAAVNDLVYVNKCLRDHLTKDYLGVGFVQGGLLAVKVKGHGVGSVWFCAYDDARDQDGWTVQERVDRLLLPCGGDFDSFLQRLAGNPPELETVANLMVDGGFARAVPVEG from the coding sequence ATGACGACAGGTCGGCTCGGGCAGCAAGCCGCGCCACCGAACGCGGCCTATGCCGGGCAGCTCGTGCATTTCCCGGACCCGGTCCGGGCGTCCCGCCATCCCAGAGGCGTGCGGATGGACGAGCACGGCAGCCCGGACTTCGCGCCGTACGCGCGCGCCGCCGCCGAGATCGCCGAGCCTCCGCCGGGTTTCGGCGTCGATGAGCTGCGACTCACCGACTATGTCTCGGCCAATGCGGTCCTGGCGGCGAGTGGCCATGAGCTGTGGGACACGATTCCCGCGGTCGCGACCCCGCATGGCTGGACCTGGCACCACGTCCCCGGTGGGCGGCGCATGGAGCTGATTCCGGTCGAGGTCAAGGCGTTGCTCAGGCACCATGGCGGCCTCGCTGCCACGGCGGTCGACCAGAACAAGCGCGGCACACGCCCCTTGCAGGAGACCCGGCCTGCGCACTTCCGGCTGCCCAAGGGGGCCGTGGCGGTGAGCGAGCAGCAGATCCTGGGCGTGGAGGAGGACCTCGGTTACCGGTTGCCCGGTGCGTACCGGTCCTTCCTGAAGGCGGCGGGCGGTTCGGCTCCGGTCGGGGCGGCGCTCGACGCGGAGCTCGGTCTCCTGGTCGACCAGCCGTTCTTCACGGTGCGCGAGGAGGCCGCCGTGAACGACCTGGTGTACGTGAACAAGTGCTTGCGGGACCACCTCACCAAGGACTATCTGGGCGTCGGCTTCGTCCAGGGCGGCCTTCTCGCGGTGAAGGTGAAGGGCCATGGGGTCGGCTCGGTCTGGTTCTGTGCGTACGACGACGCCCGGGACCAGGACGGCTGGACGGTGCAGGAGCGGGTGGACCGGCTGCTGCTGCCGTGCGGCGGCGATTTCGATTCCTTCCTGCAGCGTCTGGCGGGTAATCCGCCGGAGCTGGAGACCGTGGCGAACCTGATGGTGGACGGCGGCTTCGCGCGGGCCGTCCCGGTGGAGGGGTGA
- a CDS encoding YwqJ-related putative deaminase produces MHTARTVTTGDPRLSWSNTGTSPIPRLHHRRDGILPAVAAALSVRGETLTCTAGKGDQPPVLHPLVQDFLDTLTSSQRERFTGRCPEAILLSRQLTAAEAGRSKRAQRKPLTNGEARRALKHSRLTARRIREDGDPMHGSYAPPCRSCTEMLAHFGVRPIDLTTTGAATTAEKG; encoded by the coding sequence ATGCACACCGCACGAACAGTCACGACCGGGGACCCACGCCTCAGCTGGAGCAACACCGGAACCAGCCCCATACCCCGCCTGCACCACCGCCGCGACGGCATCCTGCCCGCGGTGGCCGCGGCGCTGTCCGTGCGCGGCGAGACGCTCACGTGCACGGCGGGCAAGGGCGACCAGCCCCCCGTGCTGCACCCCCTCGTCCAGGACTTCCTCGACACCCTCACCAGCAGCCAGCGCGAACGCTTCACCGGCCGCTGCCCCGAAGCGATACTGCTGTCCCGGCAACTCACCGCCGCGGAAGCCGGCCGCTCCAAGCGGGCCCAGCGCAAACCCCTGACCAACGGCGAAGCCCGCCGCGCCCTGAAGCACTCACGGCTCACCGCACGGCGCATCCGCGAGGACGGCGACCCGATGCACGGCAGTTACGCACCGCCGTGCCGCTCCTGCACGGAGATGCTCGCCCACTTCGGCGTACGTCCCATCGACCTCACGACCACCGGGGCGGCGACCACCGCCGAGAAGGGCTGA